CGCCACCTGGCGTCGATTGGAGTAGCCGTTACGGCTTACGATCAGCGTGGCCACGGGCGCGGGCCGGGCCGCACGGGCTGGCTGGGCGATTTCGATCAGCTGCTCGACGATCTGCAGGCCGTGGTTGAACAAGCAGCACGCGAGCAGCCCGAATTGCCGTTGCTGCTTATGGGCCATTCCATGGGAGGCCTGGTCGTGCTCGCCTACCTGCTGGACCGCCGCCCCCTGCCCGATATGGCGATACTGTCGAGCCCGGCTATTGTGCCCCTGATAGACGACGAGGACGGGCTTGACCCGACCCGCCTGAGCAGGGATCCGGCGGCCTGGCGGTCGTACATGAGTGACCCGCTTCTACTCAGGGAGCGCGTCCAGCCCGAGCTCTATCACCGCCTGTTCGACGGCCTCTGCCGCCTTCCGGGAAGGGCTGCCGAGCTGAGCCTGCCCTTGCTGCTCGTGCAAGGCAGCGACGACCGCCTGTGCAGCGCCGAGGGAGCGGTGGAGTACCTCGAGCAGGCCTCTTCCGCCGATCTTGACCTGAGGGTTTACGAAGGAGGGCGCCACGAGTTGTTCGCAGACACCATAC
This genomic window from Candidatus Binatota bacterium contains:
- a CDS encoding alpha/beta hydrolase — encoded protein: MCRVENGVRVEERALEVDAGRRSAACIWAGARSRAKLLLLHGMGQYGGRFDALARHLASIGVAVTAYDQRGHGRGPGRTGWLGDFDQLLDDLQAVVEQAAREQPELPLLLMGHSMGGLVVLAYLLDRRPLPDMAILSSPAIVPLIDDEDGLDPTRLSRDPAAWRSYMSDPLLLRERVQPELYHRLFDGLCRLPGRAAELSLPLLLVQGSDDRLCSAEGAVEYLEQASSADLDLRVYEGGRHELFADTIRERVSAELGEWILERVPGNSASMVST